The genomic DNA AGAGATGGGAGAGCAATGTAGATTAAAATCACAGCAGGGATAATGGTTCAAAGGGTCTCAATCTCTTGACCTTCTATAAGGAACCGACTTGTTATAGAATTTAAAAACTTTTATAATTATATAAAGTGTAATTAAGGTAATTAAAACAATGATTGTTATAGAATGGTCATGAAAAAAAATTAACTGTTCTATAATTGGGGAGTTTCTGTTTGGAAATGATAGGTTAGCTCATGATATCATTAGTTATTTAATTAAAATATTgatttgattaaatgtgtgttCTGATGGCGGATGATTAAGTTGTCATTCAATTGATGAAGTTGGAAATTGAGAGTTAATTACGAAGCGTTTTGAGGTTATTGCTTCTCATataatgaaaatgaaattaaaaACACTAATGAATGATATAATTGATCCTAGTGATGAAACTAAATTTCATTTAGTGAAAAAATCAGGATAGTCAGAATAACGTCGTGGTATTCCTCTTAATCCTAGGAAATGTTGTGGAAAGAAGGTTAAGTTTACTCCaataaaattgagaaaaagtGGATTTTTAATAAAATTGAGTTAAATGATCAACCAAAAAATATTGGGAATCAATGGGTGATTCCAGCTAAAATAGCAAATACTGCTCCTATTGATAAAACATAATGGAAGTGAGCTACGACATAATATGTATCATGAAGAATAATGTCAATTGATGAGTTAGCTTAAATAATTCCTGTTAAACCACCTATTGTGAATAGGAAGACAAATCCCAGGGATCATAAAATAGGGGTATCATATTGTATATGAACTCCATGAAGTGTGGCTAATCAGCTAAAATTTTTGATTCCGGTTGGGACAGCAATAATTATTGTTGCTGCCAGTAAAATAGGCTCGGGTGTCTACATCTATTCCAACAGTGAATATATGATGAGCCCATACAATAAATCCAAGAAGGCCAATTGCTACTATAGCATAAATTATTCCTAATGTCCCATAAGGTTCCTTTTTTCCTGTTTGAAAACAAATAATATGGGAAATTATTCCAAATCCTGGAAGAATTAAAATATATACTTCAGGGTGACCAAAAAATCAAAACAATGTTGATATAAAATTGGATCGCCTCCTCCTGCTGGGTCAAAGAAAGATGTGTTAAATTTCGATCAGTTAGTAATATGGTAATGGCTCCTGCTAAAACTGGGAGAGATAAAAGAAGTAAAATTGTTGTAACAAAAACAGATCATAAAAATAGTGGAATTCGCTCAAGTGTTATTCCTTTTGGTCGTATATTTATAATAGTTCTGATGAAGTTAATAGAACCTAAGATTGAAGAAATTCCTGCTAAGTGAAGACTGAAAATAGCTAGATCTACTGATATTCCGGAATGAGAAATGTTTGATGCAAGGGTGGGTATACTGTTCATCCAGTTCCAGCTCCATTTTCTACTATTGATGAagataatagtaataatagtGAAGGTGGGAGAAGTCAAAATCTTATGTTGTTTATCCGTGGAAAAGCTTATATCTGGAGTTCCAAGCATAATTGGGATTATTCAATTTCCAAATCCACCAATTATGATTGGCATAACTATAAAGAAAATTATAATTAATGCATGAGATGTAACAATTACGTTGTAAATTTGGTCATCTCTGATTAATGATCCTGGTTGGCCTAGTTCTGATCGAATAAGAATACTAAGTGATATTCCAACTATTATTGACCATGCTCCAAATATTAAATATATTGTTCCAATGTCTTTATGATTTGTAGAGTAAAGGTCATCGCGGTAAAATGGCCGATTAAGGTGATAAATTGTAAATTTATTTATGAAAATTTCTTTTACTAGGTCTTTATTTTATAAAAAATATTAAATTGCAAATTTAAAGAAGATTTTCTAAGACTTAACTCTAATTAATTTGTACTTTGAAGGAACATAGTTTTTTTAACTTAAAGTCTTTTATTAAATTAATGGATTTATAACAAAAATTAATAATTGtataattaaaaataaaattataGTATTGATTTTGACAGCTTTCAtttattatttaaataaatttttaaaaaaaaaggataagTTAGTCGAGTATAAAAatataaattaattaatgaggAAATAATTAAAAGGGATTCTTAGTATATTTAtattaaaaataataatttttaatGATATTCACTTTATAAAAAATCCAATTATAGGTGGTATTCCCCCTAATGATATAAGAAGGATGATAATGTAAAGAGAATTTTCTTTGAAAAAGAAATTGTCTGATTAATAAAATTTATGCTGTTAATATGTATAAAGTTGATAAAAAAAGCTAATATTGTTGTATAAATAAGTATGTATATTAATCATATATTTCTGTTAAGTATAATAAGTCTAAGTATCCATGCTAAATGTGTAATTGATGAGAATGCTAGAATTTTTCGAATTGAAAATGATTGAGACCTCCAAGGGATCCTATTATAGCTCTTATTGTGATggcaataaaaataaatttattAACAAATATTCTAGTGATGTGGAGTGGAATAATTTTTTGAATTGACGATAGAAGAAGAAGGCTTTGTAAAGAAATTCCTTCTCTAATTTGAGGGAACCAAATGTGGAAAGGGGCAGCCCCCACTTTGATTATTATTGAACATCTGATAGCTGGGTTTAATTTTTCAATTGAAGTTGCACAATTTATTAAaaagttaataataataaaaatataagCTGATGATGCTAAAGCTTGAATAATAAAGTAGGTAATTATTCTATTTGAAGATATTTGGTTATTAGAATTTATTAAAGGTACAAATGCTATTATATTAATTTCTAAACATATTCATAAAAATTAAAATGAGGAAGATGAGATTGAAATAAAAATTGATAATATAATGAATCATACTAAAATaatttttgatatttttattaataaagGGTATACACCATATTTGGGGTATGAACCCACTAGCTTTTTTAGCTTACTTTATAATTTTTGGTGTAAGGGCACATTAAATTTTGATTTTAAAAGGGATGATTCAATTCATCAAAATTAAATAATAAAAGTACAAATTAATACATAATTTATCCTATCAAGATAATCCTTTTTCAGGCATTTTATTTTATAAAAGTTGTTTTATCGTTATTTTTAAATATTATCCCATCTAATTTCAAATTGGGAGCACCCAGACACAAATCACATTTAATTGTAGTAATCCTAAATGCAGCTTCTATTGAAGCAAGGTTTTTGTTGAATTTCATTTAAGCTACGCCAACTAAGAGAAAGAGTTAAAAATTAAAGTAAAAGGCCTAAAAATTGAAAAGTGGATTTAATGGTTTACTCGCGTAAACATCACGATCTGTAATATATTCATTCTATTTTATTAAGTTAACAACGGTATTGAAATATGTATATTATCCTTTATACCtatagaaagtaaaaaaaactaTAGGAATAAAGGATATTTATATGGTAAataaaattttttttaaaaagcttTATGTATTAATTGATACTTTATTTATAGAAGTTtatctttttcatttttgttaaaAATAGTTTTTTAATTAATTCTGGCGAAGCCTGTGCCAGCCGCCGCGGTTATTCAGGCAGAGTAAAAATTTTTATctttaattaaaaaaattaatttttttaattaaaaaattaaggtgaaatttttttttagttttaaattgattgattttataaaatttattgtaaactagGATTAGATACCCTATTATTAATATAAGGTGAAATTGGGAGTAATTTTTAGGTTATTAAATCTTAAGATTTTGGCGGTATTCTAAGCTTTTTAGAGGAATTCATTCTTTGATTGATAAAACTCAAAAATCTTACTTAATTTAGTTAAGTCAGTTTGTATATCGCTATCATTTATAATTATACTATTTGGTTAtgattttaattatttttttttaaaaatgttaGGTCAAAATGCAGTGTAAAATTAAGGTTGAAATGGGTTACATTTATTGATATATGGTTTATTTGAAATATTATTAAGGATTTAATAGTAAGTTAAAATTATAATGTTTAACTGAAAGAAGCTCTAGGATATGCACATATCGCCCGTCGCTCTCACTTGTGAGATAAGTCGTAACAAAGTAAAAGTACCGGAAGGTGTTTTTTGGGATGTAATCATTATATTGATATTTCATTTACAATGAAAAAGTGCTATGTAGGCCATTCTAATAAAGTGGAGATTGTTAAAATTTTATTTATTAGGGATTTTTATTTATATCATGCGTGAGGTTATTTTGGAACGATAGATTAATGTACTGTTATGGAACTTTGAAAAAATTATAGTTGTTTTTGTAGAAGTTAAATAGTTTTGTACCTTTTGTATCAGGGTTTAATTAAATTTAGTAAGGTTTTTATTATCTCCCGAATTATTTTGAGCTACTTAATGAATTTTTAAACGTTTTAGAGTTTAAATTAAGTTGTGGTAGAAATGAAATTTTAATCGAAAAATGTGATATCTGGTTATTTTTGAAAAATTATATGTTTTTATATATTTTGTGCTTTATAAGTAGATT from Ornithodoros turicata isolate Travis unplaced genomic scaffold, ASM3712646v1 ctg00001343.1, whole genome shotgun sequence includes the following:
- the LOC135376882 gene encoding LOW QUALITY PROTEIN: NADH-ubiquinone oxidoreductase chain 2-like (The sequence of the model RefSeq protein was modified relative to this genomic sequence to represent the inferred CDS: inserted 1 base in 1 codon; substituted 3 bases at 3 genomic stop codons), with the protein product ISSSSFXFLXICLEINIIAFVPLINSNNQISSNRIITYFIIQALASSAYIFIIINFLINCATSIEKLNPAIRCSIIIKVGAAPFHIWFPQIREGISLQSLLLLSSIQKIIPLHITRIFVNKFIFIAITIRAIIGSLGGLNHXSIRKILAFSSITHLAWILRLIILNRNIXLIYILIYTTILAFFINFIHINSINFINQTISFSKKILFTLSSFLYH